The following proteins are co-located in the Poecile atricapillus isolate bPoeAtr1 chromosome 2, bPoeAtr1.hap1, whole genome shotgun sequence genome:
- the LDLRAD4 gene encoding low-density lipoprotein receptor class A domain-containing protein 4 isoform X4, producing the protein MSSERLNKTAVKDARLKDLLLERAELEFVQIIIIIVVITVMVVVIICLLNHYKLSTRSFINRQSQSRRQEETLQTIMYAPRSRDRFTTPSFMQRDRFSRFQPTYPYMQHEIDLPPTISLSDGEEPPPYQGPCTLQLRDPEQQMELNRESVRAPPNRTIFDSDLIDISMYNGGPCPPSSNSGISATNYSSNGRMEGPPPTYSEVMGHYPGSSFFHHQHSNMPPSSQRGSRLHFQQNNSESTIVPSKGQDRKPGNLV; encoded by the exons ATGTCCAGTGAGCGGCTTAACAAGACAGCGGTGAAGGATGCGCGGTTAAAAGACCTGTTGTTGGAAAGAG cTGAACTGGAGTTTGTTCAAATCATCATTATAATCGTGGTTATAACTGTTATGGTGGTAGTGATCATCTGCTTGTTGAACCATTACAAACTCTCGACACGCTCCTTTATCAACCGACAGAGCCAAAGCAGAAGACAGGAGGAAACTCTGCAGACG ATCATGTACGCCCCAAGGTCCAGGGACAGGTTTACCACCCCATCTTTTATGCAGCGGGACCGTTTCAGTCGCTTCCAGCCCACTTACCCTTACATGCAGCATGAGATTGACCTTCCTCCGACCATCTCCCTCTCCGACGGCGAGGAGCCACCGCCGTACCAGGGCCCGTGCACCCTGCAGCTCCGGGACCCCGAGCAGCAGATGGAGCTCAACCGGGAATCCGTCAGGGCGCCGCCCAACCGAACCATTTTTGATAGCGACTTGATAGACATCTCGATGTACAATGGGGGCCCCTGCCCACCCAGCAGCAATTCGGGCATAAGTGCAACCAACTACAGCAGTAATGGAAGGATGGAAGGACCGCCCCCGACGTACAGTGAGGTCATGGGGCACTACCCAGGCTCCTCTTTTTTCCACCACCAGCACAGCAACATGCCTCCTTCCTCGCAGAGGGGGAGCAGACTTCACTTTCAGCAGAACAATTCAGAGAGCACAATAGTTCCCAGCAAAGGCCAGGACCGCAAACCAGGAAACCTGGTCTAA
- the LDLRAD4 gene encoding low-density lipoprotein receptor class A domain-containing protein 4 isoform X5, which translates to MVVVIICLLNHYKLSTRSFINRQSQSRRQEETLQTEGCLWPSESSVSRQGASEIMYAPRSRDRFTTPSFMQRDRFSRFQPTYPYMQHEIDLPPTISLSDGEEPPPYQGPCTLQLRDPEQQMELNRESVRAPPNRTIFDSDLIDISMYNGGPCPPSSNSGISATNYSSNGRMEGPPPTYSEVMGHYPGSSFFHHQHSNMPPSSQRGSRLHFQQNNSESTIVPSKGQDRKPGNLV; encoded by the exons ATGGTGGTAGTGATCATCTGCTTGTTGAACCATTACAAACTCTCGACACGCTCCTTTATCAACCGACAGAGCCAAAGCAGAAGACAGGAGGAAACTCTGCAGACG GAGGGGTGCTTGTGGCCTTCAGAAAGCTCGGTTTCGCGCCAGGGTGCTTCAGAG ATCATGTACGCCCCAAGGTCCAGGGACAGGTTTACCACCCCATCTTTTATGCAGCGGGACCGTTTCAGTCGCTTCCAGCCCACTTACCCTTACATGCAGCATGAGATTGACCTTCCTCCGACCATCTCCCTCTCCGACGGCGAGGAGCCACCGCCGTACCAGGGCCCGTGCACCCTGCAGCTCCGGGACCCCGAGCAGCAGATGGAGCTCAACCGGGAATCCGTCAGGGCGCCGCCCAACCGAACCATTTTTGATAGCGACTTGATAGACATCTCGATGTACAATGGGGGCCCCTGCCCACCCAGCAGCAATTCGGGCATAAGTGCAACCAACTACAGCAGTAATGGAAGGATGGAAGGACCGCCCCCGACGTACAGTGAGGTCATGGGGCACTACCCAGGCTCCTCTTTTTTCCACCACCAGCACAGCAACATGCCTCCTTCCTCGCAGAGGGGGAGCAGACTTCACTTTCAGCAGAACAATTCAGAGAGCACAATAGTTCCCAGCAAAGGCCAGGACCGCAAACCAGGAAACCTGGTCTAA
- the LDLRAD4 gene encoding low-density lipoprotein receptor class A domain-containing protein 4 isoform X3 has translation MSSERLNKTAVKDARLKDLLLERAELEFVQIIIIIVVITVMVVVIICLLNHYKLSTRSFINRQSQSRRQEETLQTEGCLWPSESSVSRQGASEIMYAPRSRDRFTTPSFMQRDRFSRFQPTYPYMQHEIDLPPTISLSDGEEPPPYQGPCTLQLRDPEQQMELNRESVRAPPNRTIFDSDLIDISMYNGGPCPPSSNSGISATNYSSNGRMEGPPPTYSEVMGHYPGSSFFHHQHSNMPPSSQRGSRLHFQQNNSESTIVPSKGQDRKPGNLV, from the exons ATGTCCAGTGAGCGGCTTAACAAGACAGCGGTGAAGGATGCGCGGTTAAAAGACCTGTTGTTGGAAAGAG cTGAACTGGAGTTTGTTCAAATCATCATTATAATCGTGGTTATAACTGTTATGGTGGTAGTGATCATCTGCTTGTTGAACCATTACAAACTCTCGACACGCTCCTTTATCAACCGACAGAGCCAAAGCAGAAGACAGGAGGAAACTCTGCAGACG GAGGGGTGCTTGTGGCCTTCAGAAAGCTCGGTTTCGCGCCAGGGTGCTTCAGAG ATCATGTACGCCCCAAGGTCCAGGGACAGGTTTACCACCCCATCTTTTATGCAGCGGGACCGTTTCAGTCGCTTCCAGCCCACTTACCCTTACATGCAGCATGAGATTGACCTTCCTCCGACCATCTCCCTCTCCGACGGCGAGGAGCCACCGCCGTACCAGGGCCCGTGCACCCTGCAGCTCCGGGACCCCGAGCAGCAGATGGAGCTCAACCGGGAATCCGTCAGGGCGCCGCCCAACCGAACCATTTTTGATAGCGACTTGATAGACATCTCGATGTACAATGGGGGCCCCTGCCCACCCAGCAGCAATTCGGGCATAAGTGCAACCAACTACAGCAGTAATGGAAGGATGGAAGGACCGCCCCCGACGTACAGTGAGGTCATGGGGCACTACCCAGGCTCCTCTTTTTTCCACCACCAGCACAGCAACATGCCTCCTTCCTCGCAGAGGGGGAGCAGACTTCACTTTCAGCAGAACAATTCAGAGAGCACAATAGTTCCCAGCAAAGGCCAGGACCGCAAACCAGGAAACCTGGTCTAA